A segment of the Paracoccus suum genome:
ATACCCGACATGGTGGCAAAATGCCGCCGGTTTCTGCGGATCGCCGGGAGGCCATCATCTCGCGCGAGTTGATCCAGCCCGAAGAATCAGTCACTTACGCAATGGAGTGCGCGAGGTCGAGGCGAAAATTATCAAAATGGCAACGGTTGTATGGCCAACATCGTTGTGTTTGATTTTATGGCCAAACTCCTTGGCTTCGCGGCCGCCAGGGGCGAGTTGCAACAACAATGACCCGGAGATTGGCCCACGCTAATTTTCGACAGGGTCGAGGGACGGACGGCGAGGAGAAGGCGCGGGTGGACGGGTCGGATCAACTGCGAGGGCGCCTGCGTGCCGAGACCCGGCCCCATCATCAACGCGTTGACGATGCGTTCGCCGCGCTGGATCTGGGCCGCGCCGGCGATCTGACCCGTTTCCTTGCAGCGCAGCTAAGCGCGCTCGAGGCGCTGGTGCCGCAGGACGGCCCTGACTGCGCCGAGGCGGAGGCGCTGGCCGCAACCACGCGCGCGGCCATTGCGGCCGACCTGCGCACGCTCGGCGCCGGACCGCGGGCCCGCCTCGCGCCGCAACAGGCGGATGCGACAGCGGTTCTGTATGTCTTGCTCGGCTCACGCCTTGGTGCGCAGGTGCTGGCCCGTCGCTGGCTGGCGACGGCCGATGCACTGGCGCGCGGCGCGGGGCAGTATCTGACGATGGATTCACAAAGCGCCCGGTGGCGGGCCCTGTGCGCCCGGCTCGCGGCGCTGCCCGCGGCCGGTGCCGCGGGCGATGCGCTGGTGGCGCAGGTGGGAGCAATCTTTGACCTTTATACCGCAGCACTCGAACGGACCCCCTCGGCAGCACAAGACCGTGCCTATGCCTGATTCCGCTCCGATGGTGGCTGTCGGGCAAGACGTCCCGGACGAAAGCATGGCCGGCGACGACAGCTGCGCGCGCGAGCCGATCCAGTTTCTGGGCGGCGTGCAGGATTTCGGCTGCCTGCTGGTGCTGTCCACGGACTGGGTGGTCCGCAACGCCTCGGCCAACTGCGGCGCGGTCCTGGGGATCGAGGCCGAGGCGATGGTCGGCACGCGCCTGATCGAGCATCTGCCCCCCGACGCGATGCACCTGCTGCGCGGCAAGGTCCAGATCCTCGGGCGTGGCGGCGATGACGGCATCTCGGTATTCGAAGTCGATCTGTTGCAGGACGGCCGCCGCTTTGATATCGCGCTGCACCGCGACGGAGACAACCTGCTGTTCGATTTCGAGCGCTCGGGCGATGGCACCCATCATGCCGACGCGGCGGTCGTCGGCGCGCTGCTGGCGCGCGTGCGGGCCGCGCCGGATCCGCGCGCGATGTGCGATATCGCCGCCAACGGCATATGGGCGATGACCGGCTTTGACCGGGTCATGGTCTACAAGTTCGACCCCGACTACAGCGGCGTCGTCATTGCCGAGGCGCTGGGCGCCGGCGCCGACAGCTACATGGACCAGCGTTTTCCCGCCTCGGACATCCCGGCGCAGGCGCGCGCGCTCTATACCCGCAGCCTGCTGCGCATCATCGCCGATGTGGACGCGCCGGTGCATCCGCTGGTGCCCGCGGTCGGCCCTGACGGAAAGCCCGTGGATCTGTCGCTGTCGGTCACGCGCGCTGTCGCGCCCATCCACCTGACCTATCTGCGCAACATGGGCGTCGGCGCCTCCATGTCGGCATCCATCCTGCGCGGCGGCAAGCTGTGGGGCATGATCGCCTGCCACCATCCCCGCGCGCACTACGTGGATTACAACACCCGCGCCCAGATCGAGCTGTTCACGCGCCTCTTGTCCTACGAGTTGACGCTGGCCGAGATCGCGGCCGAGGGCGAGCATGCCCGGGCGGCCCATGCGATGCACGAGCGCGTCTCGGCAGCGCTCGCCAGCGGCATCCAGCCGGGGCTGGAACTGTCGATCCTCGCGCAGGAAATCGGGACCGTCATTGCCTTTGACGGCATGACGCTGATGCTGCGCGGCATCTACGACAGTCAGGGCCTGACGCCGACCGAGGCCGAGCATCGTGCCCTGCTGTCTGCCCTGGTCGCTGCCGGTCCTGCCAAGGTTTTCGCCACGGACCATCTGGAAGCTGATCTGCCCGGCGTGATCGCCCCCGAGCGTGGGATTGGCGGCCTGCTGGCGATCCCGCTGCGCAGTCATCCACGCGAATATGTGCTGCTGCTGCGGCGCGAGGTCACGCAGGATGTGGTCTGGGCGGGCGTTCCGCAAAAGACCCTGCTGCCGGATGGCCGCCTGTCGCCGCGCAAAAGCTTCGAGGCCTGGCGTGAACAGGTGTCGGGCCACAGCCTTCCCTGGAACGCGGGCGATCTGCGCGCCGCCGAGGTCCTGCGCATCACGCTGCTGGAAATGGCGCTGAAGCAGACCGCCGACACGAGCCACCGCGATTTGCGCCGCAGCCACTCGCAAGAGGTCGTCATTGCCGAGTTAAACCACCGCCTGCGCAACATGTTCGGGTTGGTCGGCGGGTTGATCTCGCGCGGGGCTGCTGGCGCCTCGCCCGAGGTTGGCAAGTTCGCGACCGAGCTGCGCGGCCGGATCGAGGCGCTGGCGCGGGCCAGTGACGTGCTGACCGGAACCAGCGAGGACCAGGACACAACCCTGCGCCGACTGATCTGCACCGAGATCGAGGCTTTCGCGGGCGACAGCGAACGGCTGCATTTCAGCGGTGGCGACGTCGTTCTCGCGGCCGGGGCGCGCGGCACGATGGCACTGGTGATCCACGAGTTGGTGACCAACGCAGTCAAGTACGGCGCGCTGTCCTCGCCCTCCGGCCAGGTCGAGGTTGCCTTTGTCACCGATGGCGAGGCTGGCGACGAGCGGCCGCTGCGCCTGCGCTGGACCGAACGGGGCGGCCCGGCCGTGCGCCCGCCGAAGCGGAGCGGTTTCGGTAGCACGCTGCTGAGCAGCGCCATTCCGCACGAGCTGGGGGGCGACGCGCAGGTCAGCTTTGAGGCCACCGGCCTTGCGGCCGAGTTCCTGATCCCGGCCCGCTGCATCGAGGAGGTGGT
Coding sequences within it:
- a CDS encoding GAF domain-containing protein, which codes for MPDSAPMVAVGQDVPDESMAGDDSCAREPIQFLGGVQDFGCLLVLSTDWVVRNASANCGAVLGIEAEAMVGTRLIEHLPPDAMHLLRGKVQILGRGGDDGISVFEVDLLQDGRRFDIALHRDGDNLLFDFERSGDGTHHADAAVVGALLARVRAAPDPRAMCDIAANGIWAMTGFDRVMVYKFDPDYSGVVIAEALGAGADSYMDQRFPASDIPAQARALYTRSLLRIIADVDAPVHPLVPAVGPDGKPVDLSLSVTRAVAPIHLTYLRNMGVGASMSASILRGGKLWGMIACHHPRAHYVDYNTRAQIELFTRLLSYELTLAEIAAEGEHARAAHAMHERVSAALASGIQPGLELSILAQEIGTVIAFDGMTLMLRGIYDSQGLTPTEAEHRALLSALVAAGPAKVFATDHLEADLPGVIAPERGIGGLLAIPLRSHPREYVLLLRREVTQDVVWAGVPQKTLLPDGRLSPRKSFEAWREQVSGHSLPWNAGDLRAAEVLRITLLEMALKQTADTSHRDLRRSHSQEVVIAELNHRLRNMFGLVGGLISRGAAGASPEVGKFATELRGRIEALARASDVLTGTSEDQDTTLRRLICTEIEAFAGDSERLHFSGGDVVLAAGARGTMALVIHELVTNAVKYGALSSPSGQVEVAFVTDGEAGDERPLRLRWTERGGPAVRPPKRSGFGSTLLSSAIPHELGGDAQVSFEATGLAAEFLIPARCIEEVVEQPEVQAASARTAAARGARPRFTGRALVVEDNLLIAMNAADALRAMGAADVVIAGTIADALERIAAGGFDLAILDLDLGGRLSTPVAEALRAAGVPFLLATGYDDGSGAAAAVLRDAPRLSKPYSNDAIAEALRLIG
- a CDS encoding biliverdin-producing heme oxygenase produces the protein MDGSDQLRGRLRAETRPHHQRVDDAFAALDLGRAGDLTRFLAAQLSALEALVPQDGPDCAEAEALAATTRAAIAADLRTLGAGPRARLAPQQADATAVLYVLLGSRLGAQVLARRWLATADALARGAGQYLTMDSQSARWRALCARLAALPAAGAAGDALVAQVGAIFDLYTAALERTPSAAQDRAYA